One segment of Natronosalvus halobius DNA contains the following:
- the gatC gene encoding Asp-tRNA(Asn)/Glu-tRNA(Gln) amidotransferase subunit GatC, with amino-acid sequence MSEDAVTPEAVRHVAALARVDLEDDEVDQFTEQFADILAAFETLDSVPDVDTDADLTNVMRADEVRGSLETDTALRNAPDSEDEYFKGPNVS; translated from the coding sequence ATGAGCGAGGACGCCGTCACCCCCGAGGCCGTCCGCCACGTCGCGGCACTGGCCCGGGTCGACCTCGAGGACGACGAGGTCGACCAGTTCACCGAGCAGTTCGCCGACATCCTGGCCGCCTTCGAGACGCTCGATTCGGTTCCGGACGTCGACACCGACGCCGACCTGACGAACGTCATGCGCGCCGACGAGGTCCGAGGCAGCCTCGAGACGGATACGGCGCTCCGGAACGCGCCGGACAGCGAGGACGAGTACTTCAAGGGGCCGAACGTCTCCTGA
- the gatA gene encoding Asp-tRNA(Asn)/Glu-tRNA(Gln) amidotransferase subunit GatA, whose translation MSEDIFITETTIDGADDGPLAGQTVAVKDNISTADVRTTCGSRMLEEYVPPYDATVVGRISEAGATIVGKANMDEFGMGTTTETSHFGPTDNPAAPGHVPGGSSGGSAAAVAAGEADIALGSDTGGSIRCPAAFCGVVGIKPTYGLVSRYGLVAYANSLEQIGPLAATTEAAAALLDVVAGPDEYDGTTREDPNADRGTYAEAADGDVDGLTIGVPTELLEGAEEGVVETFLDAIGTLEDQGASYHEVSLPSVEHAVEAYYVIAMSEASSNLARFDGVRYGHSGGYEGNWNESFSTARAEGFGPEVKRRILLGTYALSAGYHDKYYKKAQDARAWVKQDFDAALEEADVLASPTMPVTPFELGESLDDPLQMYLADANTVPVNLADLPAISAPAGETGGLPVGIQFVGPAFGERRLVRAASALE comes from the coding sequence ATGAGCGAGGACATCTTCATCACCGAGACGACCATCGACGGGGCCGACGACGGGCCGCTGGCCGGCCAAACGGTCGCGGTCAAGGACAACATCTCCACGGCGGACGTGCGAACCACCTGCGGATCGAGGATGCTCGAAGAGTACGTCCCGCCGTACGACGCCACGGTCGTCGGCCGTATTTCGGAGGCGGGTGCCACCATCGTCGGTAAGGCCAACATGGACGAGTTCGGCATGGGCACGACCACCGAAACCTCCCACTTCGGCCCGACGGACAATCCCGCCGCACCAGGACACGTCCCCGGTGGCTCCTCCGGTGGCTCCGCCGCGGCCGTCGCCGCCGGCGAAGCCGACATCGCGCTGGGTTCGGACACCGGCGGGTCGATCCGCTGTCCCGCCGCGTTCTGCGGCGTCGTCGGGATCAAGCCCACCTACGGCCTCGTCTCTCGGTATGGCCTCGTCGCCTATGCCAACAGCCTCGAGCAGATCGGCCCACTGGCGGCGACCACGGAAGCGGCCGCGGCCCTCCTCGACGTCGTCGCCGGGCCCGACGAGTACGACGGGACGACCCGCGAGGATCCCAACGCCGACCGAGGAACCTATGCCGAGGCGGCCGACGGCGATGTCGACGGCCTCACCATCGGCGTCCCCACGGAACTGCTTGAAGGCGCTGAGGAGGGCGTCGTCGAGACCTTCTTGGACGCTATCGGCACGCTCGAGGACCAGGGTGCCTCTTACCACGAGGTCAGCCTCCCCTCCGTCGAACACGCCGTCGAGGCCTACTACGTGATCGCGATGTCCGAAGCGTCCTCGAACCTGGCGCGCTTCGACGGCGTCCGGTACGGACACTCGGGCGGCTACGAGGGCAACTGGAACGAGTCGTTCTCGACGGCGCGCGCGGAAGGGTTCGGCCCCGAGGTCAAACGCCGCATCCTCCTCGGTACCTACGCGCTCTCGGCGGGCTACCACGACAAGTACTACAAGAAGGCCCAGGACGCCCGCGCGTGGGTCAAACAGGACTTCGACGCGGCGCTCGAGGAAGCCGACGTGCTCGCCTCGCCAACGATGCCGGTCACCCCGTTCGAACTCGGCGAGAGCCTCGACGACCCGCTGCAGATGTACCTGGCCGACGCGAATACGGTCCCAGTCAACCTGGCGGATCTGCCAGCGATTTCGGCACCCGCCGGCGAGACCGGTGGCCTCCCGGTGGGTATCCAGTTCGTCGGCCCCGCCTTCGGCGAGCGCCGCCTCGTCCGAGCGGCGAGCGCGCTCGAGTAG
- a CDS encoding helix-turn-helix transcriptional regulator, translating into MSVSAAEAELSEDEFAGLELVRQTSGIHQSDFWKELGVSSRKGSRIVESLVEKELVDREETVYNGHNTYYITPTARDLDFTLLMAGDMLSPFIGEEEVDPNSDAFSQWIMNLAYQE; encoded by the coding sequence ATGAGCGTCTCGGCCGCCGAAGCGGAGCTGTCGGAGGACGAGTTCGCGGGCCTCGAACTCGTCCGGCAGACGAGCGGGATCCACCAGAGCGACTTCTGGAAGGAACTCGGCGTCTCCTCGCGCAAGGGGAGTCGAATCGTCGAGTCCCTGGTCGAGAAGGAACTCGTCGACCGCGAGGAAACCGTCTACAATGGACACAACACCTATTACATCACGCCGACGGCTCGAGACCTCGATTTCACCCTGTTGATGGCTGGCGATATGCTTTCGCCGTTCATCGGCGAGGAGGAGGTCGATCCCAACAGCGACGCCTTTTCGCAGTGGATCATGAACCTGGCCTACCAGGAGTAA
- a CDS encoding NRDE family protein produces the protein MCTLTLAWQVFEEAPVVVAANRDEGLERPSESPDLYVTDPLVVAPRDAEAGGTWIGFNDHNLFVGITNRWTDADLAGERSRGRLVADVLSRPSALEARTFVAEAVDAVEFEGFSLVVADRDDAFVLEWDGRLRTTTLEPGVHVVVNVGFDETFEIPHGRADAATAQAENARRVQRDLSAAAVDLASDAAEAPSTDGVRSSDVGSTRTPALEWLEQARTVLGDHEYGVCVHGDGYGTRSSSLIVLGDRRGYAFADGPPCRTPYRDVEVDAGGRLERPLEPLVENWTDREGHI, from the coding sequence GTGTGCACCCTGACGCTCGCCTGGCAGGTGTTCGAGGAAGCGCCGGTCGTCGTCGCCGCCAACCGCGACGAGGGTCTCGAACGACCCAGCGAATCCCCGGACCTGTACGTGACCGATCCCCTCGTCGTCGCCCCGCGTGACGCCGAGGCCGGCGGCACCTGGATCGGGTTCAACGACCACAACCTGTTCGTGGGAATCACGAACCGATGGACCGACGCCGACCTCGCGGGCGAGCGCTCTCGCGGCCGCCTCGTCGCCGACGTGCTCTCACGACCGTCCGCACTCGAGGCCCGGACGTTCGTAGCGGAGGCCGTCGATGCCGTGGAGTTCGAGGGATTCAGTCTCGTGGTAGCCGACCGCGACGACGCCTTCGTCCTGGAGTGGGACGGCAGGCTGCGGACGACGACGCTCGAACCGGGCGTGCACGTCGTCGTCAACGTCGGATTCGACGAGACGTTCGAGATTCCACACGGGCGAGCGGACGCTGCGACAGCCCAGGCCGAGAACGCCCGCCGCGTGCAGCGGGACCTCTCCGCCGCGGCGGTCGACCTGGCATCCGACGCAGCGGAGGCGCCCTCGACCGACGGTGTCCGGTCTTCGGACGTAGGCTCGACCCGCACGCCGGCGCTCGAGTGGCTGGAGCAGGCCCGAACGGTCCTCGGCGATCACGAGTACGGGGTCTGCGTCCACGGAGACGGGTACGGTACGCGGTCGTCGTCGCTGATCGTCCTCGGGGACCGGCGAGGGTACGCGTTCGCCGACGGCCCGCCGTGTCGAACGCCGTATCGGGACGTCGAGGTCGACGCCGGGGGTCGCCTGGAGCGCCCACTCGAGCCACTAGTCGAGAACTGGACCGACCGCGAAGGGCACATTTAA
- a CDS encoding class I adenylate-forming enzyme family protein, translating into MGGDVTGAIGPTGLEWATDDLLARRAATTPERTGLIDADEGRRYSYGVLDRAVDVLLERLPGEPGDRLGVVLTTRPAFVTLLFAAMRGQRTLVLLNVRETAEELRSKADRADVSVLLCEDDTEGLAREIGDGSVPIYTVDGTQGGNSSPLASLASLVSLEPNADRDPSLESSTEGAPTPESESDTEGETNRTPELADTGRHSGGKELLVAFTSGTTGEPKGVRLTAENLVSSATASAFRLGVDPDDRWLCCLPMYHVGGLAPVFRSALYGTAVVLQREFDPDTTARTMESHDVTGVSLVPTMLSRLLEAGWRPPASLRFVLLGGAPASPNLIDRCGQRGVPACPTYGMTETASQIATATPEEAIAHEGTVGRPLVCTEVAILDDDGDPVETGETGEIVVSGPTVTPGYLEPERTRAAFDERGLRTGDRGRRDQDGRLWILDRQSDRIVTGGENVDPTAVAAVLEDHPAVSAAAVVGLSDEEWGERVGALVVASSREEIDPHEVRAYCRDRLAGFKCPKTIGIASSLPRTHSGTVDREQVRARLEEAGVDVSGDR; encoded by the coding sequence GTGGGGGGCGACGTGACGGGGGCAATCGGACCGACGGGACTCGAGTGGGCGACCGACGACCTCCTCGCGCGGCGAGCGGCGACGACGCCCGAGCGAACGGGGCTGATCGACGCCGACGAGGGCCGTCGATACAGCTACGGGGTCCTCGATCGAGCCGTGGACGTCCTCCTGGAGCGGCTGCCAGGCGAGCCGGGTGATCGGCTCGGCGTCGTCCTGACGACCCGGCCCGCGTTCGTGACGCTGCTTTTCGCGGCGATGCGCGGTCAGCGAACGCTCGTCCTCCTGAACGTCCGTGAGACGGCCGAGGAGTTGCGGTCGAAGGCGGATCGAGCGGACGTCTCCGTCCTGCTCTGCGAGGACGACACCGAGGGCCTGGCACGCGAAATCGGCGACGGATCGGTTCCGATCTACACGGTCGATGGCACGCAGGGTGGGAACTCGAGTCCGCTCGCGTCGCTTGCGTCACTCGTTTCGCTCGAGCCAAACGCGGATCGAGACCCGTCACTCGAGTCGAGCACAGAAGGGGCCCCGACACCCGAATCGGAATCGGACACGGAAGGCGAGACGAATCGAACCCCCGAACTGGCCGACACCGGTAGGCATAGCGGCGGGAAGGAACTCCTCGTCGCCTTCACCTCGGGCACGACCGGCGAACCCAAAGGCGTCCGCCTCACCGCCGAGAACCTCGTCTCGAGCGCTACGGCGTCGGCGTTCAGGCTCGGCGTCGATCCCGACGACCGCTGGCTCTGCTGTCTCCCCATGTACCACGTCGGGGGGCTGGCGCCGGTCTTTCGGTCGGCGCTGTACGGGACGGCGGTCGTCCTCCAGCGCGAGTTCGACCCGGACACGACCGCGCGAACGATGGAATCGCACGACGTGACCGGTGTCTCGCTCGTCCCGACGATGCTCTCGCGGTTGCTCGAGGCGGGCTGGCGGCCGCCGGCGAGTCTCCGTTTCGTCCTGCTCGGCGGCGCTCCCGCGAGCCCCAATCTGATCGACCGCTGTGGGCAACGCGGCGTCCCTGCGTGCCCAACCTACGGCATGACCGAGACGGCCTCCCAGATTGCGACGGCGACGCCCGAAGAGGCGATCGCCCACGAGGGCACCGTCGGACGACCGCTCGTCTGCACGGAGGTGGCGATTCTCGACGACGACGGTGATCCCGTCGAGACGGGCGAGACGGGTGAAATCGTCGTCTCCGGCCCGACCGTCACGCCGGGCTACCTCGAACCCGAGCGAACGCGGGCCGCTTTCGACGAGCGCGGCCTCCGCACGGGCGACCGTGGCCGGCGTGACCAGGACGGTCGCCTCTGGATTCTCGATCGGCAGAGCGACCGGATCGTCACCGGCGGCGAGAACGTCGATCCCACGGCAGTCGCGGCCGTCCTCGAGGATCATCCCGCGGTGTCGGCCGCCGCTGTCGTCGGCCTGTCCGACGAGGAGTGGGGCGAGCGCGTCGGTGCGCTGGTCGTCGCCTCGAGCAGGGAGGAGATCGATCCGCACGAGGTCAGAGCGTACTGCCGCGACCGCCTGGCCGGGTTCAAGTGTCCGAAGACGATCGGGATCGCGTCGTCGCTCCCGCGAACGCACTCCGGAACCGTCGACCGTGAGCAGGTCCGCGCGCGGCTCGAGGAGGCGGGCGTCGACGTCTCGGGCGATCGGTGA
- a CDS encoding mandelate racemase/muconate lactonizing enzyme family protein produces MGLDLQFRPFELELEQPFESGDATITTREGFLIRAEFQGVVGIGEATPLPGWTESLEDCERALQEAVDAADDGSGAVLDAVEDTAAARHGVSLAISDCYATRGARPLYQYLGDGSRVARVPVNSTVGDDDADATAAAARDAVDRGFRSCKLKVGRRSVDEDVTRVERVREAVGDDVEVRVDANGSWTFDEAVEAIRGLDEAGVSIVEQPLPAGALEGHADLRGRGPKIALDEGLLEHGVDAICEASAADVLILKPMALGGLDVAREVVTWTGELGLESLVTTTIDGVVARTAAVHLAASMPDVPPCGLATGELLKTDLGRDPVLFEKGAAVVPQAKGLGIDDVWGAT; encoded by the coding sequence ATGGGGCTCGACCTCCAGTTTCGCCCCTTCGAACTCGAACTCGAGCAGCCCTTCGAGTCGGGCGACGCGACGATCACGACCCGCGAGGGGTTCCTGATCCGCGCCGAGTTCCAGGGAGTCGTCGGCATCGGCGAGGCGACCCCGCTTCCGGGCTGGACCGAATCCCTCGAGGACTGCGAACGGGCGCTCCAGGAAGCCGTCGACGCCGCCGACGACGGGTCGGGCGCCGTCCTGGACGCGGTCGAGGACACGGCGGCGGCCAGACACGGCGTCTCCCTGGCGATTTCTGATTGCTACGCGACCCGCGGGGCCCGGCCGCTCTACCAGTACCTGGGCGACGGGTCCCGAGTCGCCAGGGTCCCGGTCAATTCGACCGTCGGCGACGACGACGCGGACGCGACCGCGGCGGCCGCACGCGACGCCGTCGACCGCGGATTTCGGTCGTGCAAGCTCAAGGTGGGCCGGCGCTCGGTCGACGAGGACGTGACGCGCGTCGAGCGCGTCCGGGAGGCCGTCGGTGACGACGTCGAGGTGCGAGTCGACGCGAACGGGTCGTGGACGTTCGACGAGGCCGTCGAGGCCATCCGCGGACTCGACGAGGCGGGGGTTTCGATCGTCGAACAGCCGCTGCCGGCCGGAGCCCTCGAGGGGCACGCCGACCTCCGCGGGCGCGGTCCGAAGATCGCCCTGGACGAGGGCTTGCTCGAACACGGCGTCGACGCGATTTGCGAAGCGAGCGCCGCCGACGTGTTGATCCTGAAGCCGATGGCCCTCGGCGGGCTGGACGTCGCTCGGGAGGTCGTCACCTGGACCGGCGAACTCGGCCTCGAGAGCCTGGTGACGACGACCATCGACGGCGTCGTGGCGCGGACGGCGGCGGTTCACCTCGCAGCCTCGATGCCCGACGTCCCGCCCTGTGGCCTGGCGACGGGCGAGTTGCTGAAGACGGACCTCGGTCGCGACCCCGTGCTCTTCGAGAAGGGGGCCGCCGTCGTCCCGCAGGCGAAGGGGCTCGGCATCGACGACGTGTGGGGGGCGACGTGA
- a CDS encoding 1,4-dihydroxy-2-naphthoate polyprenyltransferase, producing the protein MSTAEVSRTKAWVMAARPQTLPAAAAPVLVGTGLAVSEGVFAALPALMAFVGAALIQIGTNFANDYYDAVKGADTDDREGFTRVTQSGLIDAGQVKFATLVTFAAAILSGVYLVYVGGVPILVIGLVSVFCGWAYTGGPYPLGYHGLGDLFVFVFFGVVAVVGTFYVQAAAHIEPLITTIPAGTMPPEAFVASIPVAGLSTAILVVNNVRDRETDAETGKRTLAVRLGYRFSRLEFAALVSLAYVVPLWFWIGWGFSASALLPLLTAPYALAVTRTVWTRTDGEALNPALEQTGKLLAGHALLFAVGIALEAGPAVGTGVGL; encoded by the coding sequence ATGAGTACGGCAGAGGTGTCTCGAACGAAGGCCTGGGTGATGGCCGCTCGTCCCCAGACGCTGCCGGCGGCCGCCGCGCCAGTGCTCGTGGGAACGGGTCTCGCCGTTTCCGAGGGCGTGTTCGCGGCGCTCCCCGCGCTGATGGCCTTCGTCGGGGCCGCGTTGATCCAGATCGGAACGAACTTCGCCAACGACTACTACGACGCCGTGAAGGGCGCCGACACGGACGATCGAGAGGGATTCACCCGGGTCACCCAGTCGGGGCTGATCGACGCCGGTCAGGTCAAATTCGCGACGCTCGTCACCTTCGCCGCGGCCATCCTCTCGGGCGTCTACCTCGTCTACGTCGGCGGCGTCCCAATCCTCGTCATCGGCCTGGTGAGCGTCTTCTGTGGCTGGGCCTACACCGGCGGCCCCTACCCCCTCGGCTATCACGGCCTCGGGGACCTCTTCGTCTTCGTCTTCTTCGGCGTCGTCGCCGTCGTCGGCACCTTCTACGTCCAGGCGGCCGCCCACATCGAGCCCCTGATCACGACGATTCCGGCGGGAACGATGCCACCCGAGGCGTTCGTGGCGAGCATCCCCGTGGCCGGCCTCTCGACGGCGATTCTCGTCGTCAACAACGTCCGCGACCGCGAGACCGACGCCGAGACGGGCAAGCGCACGTTGGCCGTGCGACTGGGCTATCGGTTCAGTCGCCTCGAGTTCGCAGCACTCGTTTCCCTCGCCTACGTCGTCCCGCTCTGGTTCTGGATCGGCTGGGGGTTCTCCGCCTCCGCGCTCCTGCCGCTGCTCACCGCCCCGTACGCGCTCGCGGTCACCCGCACTGTCTGGACCAGAACCGACGGCGAGGCGCTGAATCCGGCTCTCGAGCAGACCGGGAAACTCCTGGCGGGCCACGCACTCCTGTTCGCGGTCGGCATCGCCCTCGAGGCCGGGCCCGCGGTCGGAACCGGGGTGGGGCTCTGA
- the thiE gene encoding thiamine phosphate synthase, translated as MIDSSATDPGGWRTYLVTQESVSAGRSTLEIVGAALEGGVDVIQLREKSVSARRRYELGLELRELTAAAGVPLIVNDRIDLALAIEADGVHVGQSDLPVAVARDVLGPDAIVGCSASTVADAKRAEADGADYLGVGSVYATSSKNVDPDESGVGPARIAAVVDAVSIPVVGIGGITTENASPVVEAGAAGVAVISEITAADDPKAASERLAAAVRR; from the coding sequence ATGATCGACTCGAGCGCAACGGATCCGGGCGGGTGGCGCACGTACCTCGTCACCCAGGAGTCCGTCTCGGCCGGGAGATCGACCCTCGAGATCGTCGGCGCGGCACTCGAGGGCGGCGTGGACGTGATTCAGCTCAGGGAGAAGAGTGTGAGTGCCCGCCGTCGGTACGAACTCGGGCTCGAACTCCGCGAACTAACCGCGGCCGCGGGCGTTCCCCTGATCGTCAACGATCGAATCGACCTCGCGCTGGCGATCGAGGCCGACGGCGTCCACGTCGGGCAGTCCGACCTCCCCGTGGCGGTCGCTCGTGACGTTCTGGGGCCCGATGCGATCGTTGGCTGCTCGGCCTCGACGGTCGCCGACGCGAAGCGGGCGGAAGCCGACGGCGCGGACTACCTCGGCGTCGGCTCCGTCTACGCCACGTCCTCGAAGAACGTCGACCCCGACGAATCTGGCGTCGGGCCGGCGCGAATCGCCGCCGTCGTCGACGCCGTCTCGATCCCCGTGGTCGGCATCGGCGGGATCACCACTGAGAACGCGAGTCCCGTCGTCGAGGCCGGTGCGGCCGGCGTCGCAGTGATCAGCGAAATCACGGCCGCCGACGATCCGAAAGCGGCGAGCGAGCGACTGGCGGCGGCGGTTCGGCGCTGA
- a CDS encoding 1,4-dihydroxy-2-naphthoyl-CoA synthase yields MVSETFDPARWEPVDGFDFRDITYHRSLESGTVRIAFDRPEVRNAFRPGTVDELYDALDHAKRQTDVGCVLLTGNGPSPKDGGWAFCSGGDQSIRGDAGYEYEGDETRASEQGRLHILEVQRLIRHIPKIVVCVVPGWAVGGGHSLHVVCDLTLASEEHAKFLQTDPDVGSYDAGFGSAYLARQIGQKKAREVFFLGKTYSAEEAAEMGMVNEAVPHEDLEETALEWAAEINAKSPNAMRMLKYAFNMADDGFVGQQVFAGEATRLGYMTDEAKEGRDAFNEGREPDFSEYPWHY; encoded by the coding sequence ATGGTTTCGGAAACGTTCGATCCCGCCCGGTGGGAGCCGGTCGATGGGTTCGACTTCCGCGATATCACGTATCACCGCTCGCTCGAGTCGGGGACCGTCCGCATCGCGTTCGACCGTCCCGAAGTGCGCAACGCCTTCCGGCCGGGAACCGTCGACGAACTGTACGACGCCCTGGATCACGCCAAACGACAGACCGACGTCGGGTGCGTCCTGCTGACCGGGAACGGCCCCTCGCCCAAAGACGGCGGCTGGGCCTTCTGTTCGGGCGGCGACCAGTCAATTCGCGGCGACGCTGGCTACGAGTACGAGGGCGATGAAACGCGCGCGTCCGAACAGGGTCGACTGCACATCCTCGAGGTCCAGCGCCTGATCCGCCACATTCCGAAAATTGTCGTCTGCGTCGTTCCCGGATGGGCGGTCGGCGGCGGCCACTCCCTGCACGTGGTCTGTGACCTCACGCTCGCGAGTGAGGAGCACGCGAAGTTCCTCCAGACCGATCCCGACGTGGGGAGCTACGACGCCGGCTTCGGCTCCGCGTACCTTGCCCGACAGATCGGCCAGAAGAAGGCCCGCGAGGTGTTCTTCCTCGGGAAGACGTACTCCGCCGAGGAAGCCGCGGAGATGGGGATGGTGAACGAGGCCGTTCCTCACGAGGACCTCGAGGAGACCGCACTCGAGTGGGCCGCAGAGATCAACGCCAAGAGCCCGAACGCGATGCGGATGCTCAAGTACGCGTTCAACATGGCCGACGACGGCTTCGTGGGCCAGCAGGTGTTCGCCGGCGAAGCGACGAGGCTGGGCTACATGACCGACGAGGCAAAGGAGGGGCGGGACGCCTTCAACGAGGGACGAGAGCCCGACTTCTCGGAGTACCCGTGGCACTACTAA
- the menD gene encoding 2-succinyl-5-enolpyruvyl-6-hydroxy-3-cyclohexene-1-carboxylic-acid synthase has product MTTPNRATLWGRTLVDELAAGGLEAVCLAPGSRSTPLTVAFAEHPEIETYSLLDERSAAFFALGRARRTGEPTALVCTSGTAAANFHPAVIEASQARVPLLVLTADRPPELRDSGANQTVDQVKLYDDAVRWYAELPVPEPDERALRSLRTTAARALTQTTGTPAGPVHLNCPFRKPLEPTRVPDAVPTGLEDTLAGRGRDGPFVRVSAGETTSPADSRTPERIARALENAARPLIVAGPADPPVREPATSAVLDLATAVGVPIFADPLSTLRFGSHLGAAVEGEPVVYGGYDTYVDAVPDPDVVVRFGASPTSKSLQHALRDADCRQFLVDPAGEWREATFTATDLVVSEPAPLFEAVSSELEDETTCAGADSDWLETLAAAEARHWAVSTSGRADLESAPFEGAILATVFENAPDPSTVFVSNSMPIRDADRFGEPRDANLTVLANRGASGIDGIVSTALGAGSATDDPLVLVTGDLALYHDANGLLALERCGVDATIVLLDNDGGGIFHKLPIESFDPPFTEQFRTPHGLEFDPLGELYGFDVRHVDPAEFEDAYRESLSMPGTQLLSVSFDAEASHRQRDVLEERVLERVHDLGFEEGGNSGSSD; this is encoded by the coding sequence ATGACGACACCGAACCGCGCGACACTCTGGGGTCGCACGCTCGTCGACGAACTTGCTGCCGGGGGCCTCGAGGCCGTCTGTCTCGCCCCCGGCAGTCGGTCGACGCCGCTGACGGTGGCGTTCGCCGAACACCCCGAGATCGAGACGTACTCTCTCCTGGACGAGCGCTCGGCGGCGTTTTTCGCCCTCGGACGCGCGCGACGAACCGGCGAGCCCACGGCGCTCGTCTGCACATCGGGAACGGCGGCGGCGAACTTCCACCCGGCGGTGATCGAGGCGAGTCAGGCCCGGGTTCCGCTGCTCGTCCTGACCGCCGACCGGCCGCCCGAACTACGCGACAGCGGGGCGAATCAGACGGTCGACCAGGTGAAGCTCTACGACGACGCCGTTCGCTGGTACGCCGAACTCCCGGTTCCCGAACCCGACGAGCGCGCACTTCGAAGCCTGCGGACGACCGCCGCTCGAGCGCTCACCCAAACGACGGGCACGCCGGCCGGCCCAGTTCACCTGAACTGCCCGTTCCGCAAGCCCCTCGAGCCGACGCGAGTGCCGGACGCGGTGCCAACGGGGCTCGAGGACACGCTGGCCGGACGGGGACGCGACGGACCGTTCGTTCGGGTGTCGGCGGGGGAGACGACGTCGCCGGCGGACTCACGAACACCCGAACGGATCGCTAGAGCACTCGAGAACGCCGCCCGGCCGCTGATCGTCGCGGGGCCGGCGGACCCGCCGGTCAGAGAACCCGCAACGAGCGCCGTCCTCGACCTCGCGACTGCCGTTGGTGTGCCGATCTTCGCGGACCCGCTGTCGACGCTGCGGTTCGGGTCGCACCTCGGGGCAGCGGTGGAGGGCGAACCAGTCGTCTACGGCGGCTACGACACCTACGTCGACGCCGTCCCGGATCCCGACGTCGTCGTTCGATTCGGCGCCTCTCCCACGTCGAAATCCCTCCAACACGCGCTGCGGGACGCCGACTGCCGGCAGTTCCTGGTCGACCCCGCGGGCGAGTGGCGCGAGGCGACGTTTACTGCGACCGATCTCGTCGTTTCGGAGCCCGCACCCCTCTTCGAGGCCGTCTCGAGCGAACTCGAGGACGAGACGACCTGCGCAGGAGCCGATAGCGACTGGCTCGAGACGCTCGCGGCCGCCGAGGCTCGACACTGGGCGGTTTCGACGTCAGGTCGAGCCGACCTCGAGTCTGCTCCCTTCGAGGGGGCGATCCTCGCAACGGTGTTCGAAAACGCGCCCGATCCATCGACCGTCTTCGTCTCGAACAGCATGCCGATCCGGGACGCCGACCGCTTCGGCGAGCCTCGAGACGCCAACCTCACCGTCCTCGCGAACCGGGGGGCCAGCGGGATCGACGGTATCGTGAGCACCGCACTCGGGGCCGGAAGCGCAACCGACGACCCGCTGGTGCTCGTCACGGGCGATCTTGCGCTCTACCACGACGCCAATGGCCTGCTTGCGCTCGAGCGCTGCGGCGTCGACGCGACGATCGTCCTGCTCGACAACGACGGCGGCGGCATCTTCCACAAGCTACCCATCGAGTCGTTCGATCCCCCCTTCACGGAGCAGTTCCGGACGCCTCACGGCCTCGAGTTCGACCCACTCGGCGAACTGTACGGGTTCGACGTCCGCCACGTCGACCCCGCCGAGTTCGAGGACGCCTACCGCGAGTCACTCTCGATGCCCGGCACGCAACTGCTCTCGGTGTCGTTCGACGCCGAAGCGAGCCACCGTCAGCGGGACGTGCTCGAAGAGCGCGTCCTGGAGAGGGTTCACGACCTCGGTTTCGAGGAAGGCGGTAACTCGGGGTCGAGTGATTGA